The segment tgaattatatgTGCTTTCgcatgataaattttattactttattcaCAGAACTCTGTATTCGTTGTAAAGACTCAAAAttataattgtacatgtatttatctaatgaaaatgtttaatgttatttcatccatagatataggaagatgtggtgtgagtgccaatgagacaactctccatccaaataacaatttaaaaattaaaccattataggttaaagtacggccttcaacacggagccttggctcacaccgaacaacaagctataaagggccccaaaattactagtgtaaaaccattcaaacgggaaaaccaacggtctaatctatataaacaaaacgagaaacgagaaacacgtatatattacataaacaaacgacaactactgtacatcagattcctgacttaggacaggtgcaaacatttgcagcgggattaaacgttttaatgggcccaaaccttctccctttttctaaaacaatagcataacatcacaacatataaaaacatacgataaaatatcaattagcagacttaactcaatcaaaaaacgtatgattacacaaagaacgaataaatttgatctgcgatatctgaatacaaatgcacagttaattaaatattagagacaaacagtcatgaccaaaaagctatcaaacaaattcaaacacactgagaaatatttaaccaatcaatgttcactttagaaaaaaaacggttttttataatcttgaagtttatacaaatgttgtaagaataagtgaaaaattgaagatattacaaataatcaaagctggtatacagccaagatccatataaataaaaaatgacaaaaaagcattataaacagtatcaacaggtacCATAACCACTTATTTAAATCAGCCCATGAACGCTTTGATTGtttgaaaaaacacaattaaaggAATAAAAGTTTTCAGTTGAGATGAgatatgaaacaaatataatgaGAATTATGTTTTCTTGAAAAATGATACTAAATTGATTACAATTAGTTTCAAAATGCGTGTGTTCGGTCATCAAATAAATTCACCACAGTCCTTCGATTCCCTCTGCATGTGGATGATGTTGAATAGTAAAGTTCTTTTCTTCATCAGTAAGAGTTGATAAGTCGTTGAATGTTGACTCATATGTGTCAATATTAATTCCCACCGATTTGATGATTGTAGAATGTGCACCAATTTCCATATCGATGCAATTGCCtggtattttgaagaaaaagttACGCTTTCCATGGCGGGTTTTGATTGTCTTTAATGTGCCGAATCCATTTTGTTGCAACATTTCAAGTTCAACTAAAAAGTATAATGCGtataattaaaatgtgtaatataaaaatattggaaGAATTATGATCAAAGACATGCGTAAAATTTATTGTATGTAGTATGAGAATCATGTTccattgattattttattgtttttaagcTCATGACTAGGTGATGTACTATAATTGCATAAATTTTGTGTCTTTAAGGAACATCTGTGCTTTCAAAGTATAAGGACATACTGAGTGACGCAcatgttgatatttataaaaacaccaACCCCAACCCACAATCATTAACCCACGCAAAAATACATTAATAGATGTTTAATAATTGAGTTTTTGTATCAAACGTACATCATTTCGTAAATAATACCatgaacaaatatacattttggaGCGTTCTCTTGTGAACATGCATATTTTACCTTGTATTTAAGTATATTTGCGTCATTGGAAGGAGCTGATGTGTATTCAGTATGTGttaccaatgaaacaacttgTTTGACAATagggaaaatattttaaacaattattaataATTACGAAAACTTACTTTTGATGTTCTCGGCAAGTGAACgttttagacgattttgaaattGTCGTATTGTAACAAATGGTCCACACGATTTGCACATGGCCTTGGCGACTCTGTCCCTTAAAGTTGCCACTGGTTTTAGATGAAGAGCTGGTGTGTCCCGATCACATGAAGCAATAGCCTGTAAGAAAGTTTTAATTTACTTAATATGTAAgctttttatttgatgttttgtattctacataaaattaatacaaaaaaaaataattgaaaagagCTGTTATAATATAGCGATAATTATTTCGCAAAtagatttatttgattttaaatttgccgttggtttggcttaataatttgttatcaagaatttaatataattttggtACAGTTCCGTATTAAGATTTGCGTGTCATCTAAATTGaagaaatgttttattaaataatcaaattcaaattgatattacaatttgatattaatgcACAAAATGCTAGGTGTGATCATAGACCATTGATATGTAATTACTAAGACTAAGGATGATTTGACTAACCTGAACAAACAGTGATTTTTGTTGAGATAATGAATTATACAAGACCATTGCTTGTTTTAATCTAGATTTGGTTATTTCTAATGGTGTCGGTGTGTAGCACCCATCATTCAATCCACAACTGAAACTGTGTTGGAATACATGCAGAACGGCAGCAAGATAAAGAATATGAATGGTGTCTTTACTTGTCATCATTTCACTTTCATCTTGTGATATGTTAAGATTAGGAGTTTCATTGTCTTTGTCTTCCTCTGCAAATACAACGATAAGAATAACgtaaattatgtttaaacatttaaatttaaatgagcaaacttaaataaatgttgaaaaaatataaaaataaaaataagttttgtgtttAAGATTATATTGTTATGCACATTTATTACGTTATAAGCAAATATAAGCTGCCACAATAGTTATGGAAAcgattaataaattaaatttctggtatgaattgaaaatgtttgtgtAATAGTTTAAAACCGGttgattaacaataaaaaaactcgAATGGATTATATCATTGCCTATGTGATTGAATGCTGCGACTTAATCAAGActcctttttaaaaatgtgaatGGGCGGatacaataattaaaagtaGGGATAATGAGCAGAAATAACGTAAAAGAGTGGGTTCGCTTCCTTAAATTTCAGTGGTTTCAtacatttcaactttttttcaaaattctgtgTACATTGGAGGAGGTGGGGAtggagaaagggggggggggtgcagaTGTAAAATACTTTATTCTTGACtattgtaataaatataatattgccATCTTGAACaaagattttgacattaaaattggaAATTTAATCCCAGTTCACTTTCTTTTCATGACTATACTGTTTACTTACCGTGGTCAGATCCATATTTGGCATTCATGTAGTCCGAATATGAGTCAATCAAACCATCAAACACACTCTCGGCATCTGCGGACAACTTGTAGTGCTTCCCTGCTAGGTGTTCCTCGTAAATGTTGTTCATGACATTATCAAAACTTTGCAATTTGGTGTCTCGTAATAGTGGTACATTTGCTTTAGTAATTGCCGTGGTATTAAAGACTGGTTTGGCAACGCAAAACAGAAACCGATCCATTAAACCATCATCTCCACCAAGTTGACATAACTCTGAAAGTAATGGTTGAGGTTGAATAAATAGACAGCAAGACATTGATGTTTTGGAAAAACCTCTTGTTCCTGTTACTAGGATGCTGGAGTCTCCTTTTCCTCCCCACATCTTACACAAAAGAGATCTCTCGCCTTCACCCTtcgattgttttacatttacagATGACAAAAACCTGTGTCCTTCATCACACGTGATGATACCATACCCTTGGTTATTTAATTGGTGTTTCTGGAGACCTGCTGTCGTGTAAGCCTCCATTTGAATTGCAAttccatgtttttattttttttttccaccACGGGAtcaatgactgtaatatgtatTGGTTTTTCCTCCACCGGGTGCGCATACTGCAACGATATACTGGTTTAACACGGTAGAATATGAGTTGTCTCCAACTGTCACCTTCGTATTTTAACCACACAAAGTAGAGGTTAGTGATAAAACACTGGACAAAACTAGGCTTCGGGAGCAATTTGTagctttttcaaatattgaaaaataattctTTGTTTCCTCTTCAAATACTTCTTTCCAAGGAATTTTAGTATTGTAAGCGGATTTGTAAAGGGATAAAATATCCTCGCTTCTGAACTTTTTAAAAGCCGCAGCCATCTTCAGCAGTCTCAAAGCAAAACAGCGATAGCGTAGTTTCGCGAAAATCTGTTGAATATTTTCCCGTTTTTTAACGTCATAAAGTTGTTTGGGAGAAATCCTTTATAGTCAGTTTTCTGATTTGTGTGCACGTAGTTTGTGTTAAAAATTagtatagaaaaagaaaatggagATCGAGCATCAAAGGGGATAAATTGGTATGCTGTAGTCTCTAGCCAAGAATCAATAGTACCTTATATGATGGATAATGAATTATTAAAGACATAAATGACCTGCACACATTGTGCTTCAGATATGAATTTGTGTAAACAGAAAGACATTTCAGATTCTTTACAATGGAAATGCCCAGCATGCCTGTTAACAAGCTCCATAAGGAGGAGTAGTATTTTTGAGgtaaataaaaagattattatcaaaatttaattattgttaATGGATATTGAACCAATCATATCTACATCTgttgttgatataaaaaaataaatcatcttcCGAGGGATTTGTTGTGGTTAACATAACTGATTATATGTACAGTGAGTATGGGACATAAGATACGGACGGGCATCACCCGGTCATTGTGGATAGTTTGCCAAATATAGTAAACCGAAAATAGATAGATTATCATAATCCATCCATTAgaatagacgtatttacacttgtatgcaaatttgtccgccattacataacatcacacaggttcccgtaaactttgacttCATAATTCAATACATATGATGTCACaactaaaaagtgattgttgcttgacgtcagAAGGTTATTCGGAGGTGATGTAAGGTCATTCGGAGGCAAgatacagctaaataccaaaagtgtaaatacgtttattgGCGTTTAGTTTTTGAGTTTATATATTAATTGCAATATTCTAATAAGTTTATTTGGCGCTATTTAACAGTATGTATAGGCTAATACAACAGTAGCATGTCAGGTTTGAATACCggttgtaaaataaaattttcatgtAGTCTGTTTATGCGTTTTTGTTGTGTGATATAAACATAATGGTCAGTGTAATCATCGCTATTCAGTGTGTTAACCAGTATGGAAAGATTAAGTAAATGCATATTCATGTAACAGTATTTCTTATGTTTTTATTTGGGAATTGTTATACACagcaaagttttaaaaaatatcacacTTTCatgttcttctttttttcagaagtcCAAACTGCCAATACGAAAACTGATGGAACTAGTTTACTACTTTGGAATAGAGCTTCAAATTTACGAAGTGGAAAAACTTTCCGATATCAGTCATGTCAGTGTTATTGAATGGTTTGACCAGTTCCGGATAGTATGTAAGGAATTGTTAACAAATGATCCAGTCTTATTGGGATCAAACAGTGAACATTTGATTGAAATCGATGAAAGTCTCTTtggaaaaaagagaaaatatcaCAGAGGTACAGGAAAACAAGATACCTGGGTTTTTGGAAAGGTGGAGAAGGGGTCAAGGAAAGTGATTTTGCAAAAAGTGGAAAAAAGAGATCGTAAGACCTTGTTACCAATTATTCAGAAAAATGTTGCCGAAGGAGTACACATTAACTCTGATTGTTGGGCGGCGTATAACACATTGGAAAAGGAAGGATTTGTGCATAAAACTGTAAACCACAGTAAAGAATTTAAAGCACAAGATGGAACCTGCACAAATGAAATTGAAGGCATATGGGGGCTTGCAAAACTGAAAATCAAATCAATGAAAGGAGTGAGACATGAAAGAATCGGTGACATATTAAATGAATTTTGCTACAGATACAGATACGGGTTTTCAAATTGAGACGTTTTCCATAAATTTTTAAAGGACAttgcaatctttaatgaaaaaaaaatgaaacggCCAATAAAAGATGAACTAAAATGGATTAAAAAACGCCACTGTAAACTTAAAGAAAAAGTAATTGAcgagttttgttttgttgaaatttaatttttcctctcaaataaaaaatacaatcacttcttttatatattagatgaaaaactataaatagcTTATACTGTTATTGGATGTGTtgatgcttttgttttttttttatctgtagaACCGTTTGCCTTAActtttaacaattataaaaaaagaaataggtACATTTTCGACTTGTCGGACTGTCAATCAAGCTAATTGTTGACATGTCGCTGTCGACCTATCGACCTGTCGACCTGTCGATCCCAACTTAATATGGCGATTAAACATAACTACAATCTTCAAATAATAAACctggaaaataattttaacttgtATAAAAACCGATTTACTTCATTTGACTTAAATATAAGTCCGATGGTACTACAATTATGTAATTTGTATAAGAACCGATTCACTTCATTTGACTTAAATGTAAGTCCGATGGTACTACAATCACGTATTCTATACTTGATccgaaaatccttagtttttcaaaaagttttaaaagttttgtatacaggaaattaaaaaaaatgaccacattattgatattcatgtcaacaccgaagagttgactactgggctggtgataccctcacggatgaaacgtccaccagcagtgccTTCggcccagtggtgttaatagttatcaaaggtaccaggattttgatttagtacgccagacgcgcgtttcgtctacataagtctcatcagtgacgctcaaatcaaaaatatttataatcccaaacaaatacaaagttgaagagcattgaggatccaaaattccaaaaagttgtgtcaaatacggctacggtaatctacGCACGACGAATCAATGAAGGAAGGATATCAGGTCCTTTTGTTCAACTCTCGGAAAGCTTCAAGAAAAGAATCAAAAtctgaagagaaaaaaaaccatggaAAGGTCCATATAATGTCTTATCAGTAACATGTAAGGGTGTAGAACCATCTTCGTCGAATGGGAACAAAATCGCAACAtaacataatattaaaaaaaatgaagaaatttaTATCCAGAGAATCAATATCAAGTGAGAAATTTATATTGGGACTTGAATGGAGagattggcactcataccacattttttatatctatgtagcgagtgttttgaattatttacgGATGGAGCAATTAAGCACCAATTTGATCAATATTTTACAATCCAATTTCTCGCAATCAATGGGTTAAAATATCtgtgttaattatttttttaattaagtatTCCTGAGGGGAAGGTGTgaatctcaattttttttttattattattaagttaTCATTTTATCAAGAAACACGCTCTAATGTTCACCTTACAAATATATAGGTATTTTGACAGATTCAATGAATAAGGTACTTTTTTTATCCCTCTAGGTGTAAAACCAACATTGATTAATATTATAttcctattagtctttgttaaatttgcacttttaatgatgctttgaaatacccaagacatatgttaaTGACACAAATctgttttactgcaataaaatgtaggataaTGACccacaactgtcaaattcaaaggaatatttttttcgacctATTTTCGTATATAACTGGATGTGACGTATCATGATTTTACATCGAAATCAGCAACTTCTGTTAGGGGTCttcaaaccatttatttattaatgttgTTCCACAAGTTTGACGAGAAAAATTAATTACTTTACGGCCCTGAAAATTGCATTTCTCTGCTATTGTTTACATTATAACTCCCATTTTGTATTTCCTCGACACATTGTTTTGAATACCATATTAGTGTAACTGGACAATTTAAAGGTCTTAGATAAAACCAACTATCTGAATCCCTCATATCTAGGGGACGATAGTCCTTTTAtgccttgtaatttttttctggacaattttCATCTTTTGGGAGATCAAAAGCCTTTGATAAAACTTTTCTCCAGTCCCCGGTATGTACACCGGAATGTAATGATCGTATGATACAATATCATGTAAAAATGTTCGTTCAAAGTATACATAACTGAATAGaaaacaatgtttgaaaaaGATTGAAACTTGAAGGAATAACGCAAGTATGAAAAGTACAAGAAACTGAAATATATCTTTTGGTTGTTGTCTGCAAAGATAGCCGTTTCTAATATAATGCTTCTTTATAAGTGTACATGATTACAAagaaatgaaatgtacaaatatgtatattaaaaacaaatatttaataacataTATGAAGTGAAAGTGGAAGGAATTATAAATGTTCAAGATCACCATTTAGGCGTTTACACTAACCTTGAACTTCCTTAAAAGGAGATGTATTAAAGAATTAGAACAATGCGAGTAGACAGGTCACTAACATCTTAATTatgaaacaaaaactgaaagaagataacacaatatttattatttgaatttcatatttactttCAACAATAATTGGCTATATGATAAATTGTTTCCTTATCCTTCCCATTTGTGATATTTTTGGTTAAAATAACCGTGTTTAACATAAAATAAGGTaagtgttgtatttttttttaaattttatacacGATAATCGAAACGATTTCCCTTTACAGAATATTATTATGcaatttagttttatatgttgtgtcatgtatactatttgttggtctttttcatttttagccatggcgttgttattttatttacattttatgagATTGacagtccctctggtatctttcgtccctcttttacacatGCAAGTAAGAGATTAATTGTTCACTTTTATGAGAAATAacagaatataaaataatcGACAATAAGTGCAGAATACTATAAAGAACCAagaaatggaagtttttaacgaccttgattggctatacagcccttttACGGTGGGTAtaaagacccccccccccccccccaattgcAGACCAGCTTTTATACGTTACTgaactttttagctcacctgtcccaaagggacaagtgagcttatgccatcacttggcgtccgtcgtcgtccgtcgtctgtcgtccgtcgtctgtcttcgtaaactatttcaagaatcttctcctctgaaactactgggccaaatactttcaaactttaactgaatgttccttagggtatctaatttataaattgtatccgaagttttgatctatcaacaaacatggtcgccattgctaaaaatagaacataggggtcaaatgcagtttttgacttataactcaaaaaccaaagcatttagagcaaatctgacctggggttatactgtttatcaggtcaagatctacaatgtatctgccctgaaattttcagatgaatcagacaatctgttgttgggttgctgcccctgaattgagaaattttgctgtttttgtttattatcttgaatataattatagatagaaataaactgtaaacagcaatgatgttcagcaaagtaagatcttcaattaagtcaatttgaccaaaattgtcaattgaccccttaaggagttattgccctttaaggaatttgttcatcatgttgacttactttaaaaaatcttctcctttgaaactgctgtatcaatttcagccaaacttaggctaaatgagtttcagagtatttagtataaattttatattttatttccttgtatgtcaagaaacatagctactatggctaaaatagaacataggagaaaatgattattttttttggcttttgaagaaaataggacgatccaaaaaacatttaaataaattgaaaagccaaaataatcattgatgaaagatttaaccaaaagaattaaggtgagcgattcaggctcttgagagcctcttggtttttttttttgtactcttTATTAATTATGCAGGATCGGACTATTTTAACTTTGCTTTCACCTCCTTTTTCAGAATGACATAATGGAACTAGTTGTCATCGTAGTAcatgctttatttattttattctgtaCTTGTCATCAAGATGATTTCGAAATCAACACCATAAACAAAAAACCCAAATGTAGTTTCcgcataaaaaaattaacagttgACTGCACAGGACAAAATCTGACAAGAATTCCGAACTTCAGAAAATCTACAAAAACGCTTATTCTAGCGAATAATCAAATACAGGATATTCCAAATGGAACCTTCTCATCACATGGAGCTCTAGAAGTTTTAGATTTATCGCATAATAGTCTTACAAATTTGAGATCTGGTTCATTTAAAGGACTGTCAAACTTACTGCGCTTAAATTTAAACAGCAACAAGCTCGGAAAAAATAATGTGACATtaccaaaaatatgttttatatatcttCCAAAATTACGACATCTATCCTTGAAAGGGAATTCTTTTACAATATTTCCTGATATATCTTCAATTCGATCACTGCAGATTTTGAATGCTACCTTCATCAACGGAATGACCTTCTTCCAGCAATCTTCATCACTTGAAAACCTAGCTTACTTAGACTTATCTGGTCCTTCCTCGTGTAAGCCAAAATCATTGAACAAGCATACATTTAGTGCTCTTTCGAGATTGCTTTATTTAGATGTGTCCAACATTGACTTGGGTAGTATCATGAAAGGGACATTTTcccaaatgaaatatttgcagtATTTGGACATATCTTATAACACAAGACTGGGATTTGTGGGtgttgaaaatgttacacacgaTTTACCGAATACATCCATACGAGTTTTCAAATTTCAGAAGATAGTTCCAACATTTTCCATGAATCAGATGCTAATGATAGATCAGATGAAGCCTCTTAATGAAACCAAAATAAGAGAGATTTATGCTGATAGTAACCGAATTCAGCTGGTTGAAATAGGAGCAATCAGCTATTTACCAAACACTATAGAGAAAATTTCCATTGGTGAAAACTGGCTATCTTATGGATCGTACATTTTTGAATTACAAAAACTCTCTACAAAGGTAATAAATGCTTCATTTCTTGCCTGGTCACATGATCCTCGAGAGGAAGACACTGGTTGGTGTGTATCTGGAGAAAATTCATTGGAAATTGATACAAACTTTAAGAAATGTGTCTCATCAGATCACGGAACTCCAGTCTCAGGAGTTACGAAGCACATATCCCCTTTGAAGCTAGATTACTTCAAAACCATTAATCTCCCCAGAAATCTAAAAGAATTATATTACACCAGTTGTAAATTACAATTTGAGATTCCAAAACTTAATTTCAGTAAGAATGTACTGGAAAAGGTAGATTTTTCttctaacatattttattcattgaaaGGTCCCTTGGTCAATCTAAAACACTTAAGTTACCTTGatttatcaaacaatttttgTTCGAATATTTCTACAGTATTTTTCTCAGGGTCTCCAAATATTAAGACACTAAAGCTTCAAAATAATCTATTAGGATTTATTTTGCCAAAAGACAAAGgaggtaaaatatttaatcatttagTACATTTAGAAACCATTGATTtatctgaaaacaaaattacGGCCATGCCCCGATTACTTTTTACATCGCAGGTCAATATACGGAATATTCATTTAGCAAGTAATTTGATTGAAAGATTACACTTCCAAATTGAGCATATGGTAAATATCTCTTTTATAGACCTTTCAAGCAATGCTATAATGTTTCTCAAACCTGAGGAAACAGTCGAACTTGACAAAGCGGCAGAGAAAAGCGGAAATCTTACATTAGATCTTAGTGGGAATCCAATCCAATGCACATgcaacaatataaattttatcaaatggaTAGCGTCAACTAAGATTCGTCTGAAAAACTTAAAATCGTATTCCTGTCTGCTCAATAACCAAACAAAAACTACACTCAAACACCGAAACGCGCTTTTAAAAATGCTCGAAAAGGAATGTTCCACATATCTGGGTTTGATATTGGCTACTGTGTCTTTAGTTGTTCTGTTTATCATCGTTGTAATAAGTGGACTTATATACAGATATCGGTGGAAGCTAAGATACCTGtatttcatgacaaaatttaaattcaacAGAAGGCCAAATTTACTAGATCTTTCATACGACTATGACGCCTTTGTTTCCTATGCCGAAGAAGATCAGCATTTTGTACATGAATCATTTCTAACCAACATTGAAGAAGGAGCAGAACTTCGAGTGTGCCTTCATAAGCGTGATTTTCTTGTTGGAAATGAAATTGCTGCCAACATTACAGATGCAATACACAGAAGTCGCAAGACAATTTGCATAATCActaatcattttttaaattcatattggTGCATGTTTGAATTCAACATGGCTCGGATGGAGAGTATTTACTCTCGAGACGGAGAGaacattgtatatttaattttccTGGAACAAATTCCCTCAAAGGCTCTACCTCTGGTTTTATTGGAACTCGTACAGTCACAATCGTACGTAGAATTTCCGAATGATGAATATGGCGACCCTCTCTTCTGGGAGAATTTGAAGAAAGTAATGTCTGATTAACTACTAAATGGAACTTCAAAGAGGAATAATCAACAAAACTAATAACAATTAATTTTCTATTCAGAGTTTAATTGCTATGTAAAGATTTATAGTCAAAAATGCATTGTAAACCATCAATCTTGAATTAAATTTTCTTAAAGATATAAGCGTACGAGATCCTTTTGGATGTTTGTGGGGTGTGTGTTGCTAgaagtttttagttttttatgttgtgttttgtcgactgttgtttgtcttttggtcttATTTCGTTTTCCTCCGTGGCATTTTCAGATCGTTACCGACTTATGATCTTTGGTATCTGCCGCCTCTTTTttcaagtcatatgaaacgagtgagtggtgaaaaataatgtttgtccaattcttgaaccaatgcatgtatacatgataaacttagtcctctgtgcacgattttatcattattttcgcaaatatatcatataatcgtcaatttttttttctctctgtttgttatgatttaacagatttggctgctcattaaatgccgtgttttgaagccgagttttaacgattgtcaccttatagtaaacaaatcacaaaaaaagcatgggtattgagcacgtgtttaacatgtataattagatatttgtttatttcaatgacagatccatgcgttttgtggtcaccggatttttacgaggagggttacgctcgggtcactatgcatacggaaagtatgtcggcgaattgcttcctggaagcaagcaatgaaaaataagtaaactttttctaaatgtggacaaattaaagaattttacgcaggaaaaagtatatgtacataagttgtataatgaaaactatccatttagttataaaaaaaacatat is part of the Mytilus trossulus isolate FHL-02 unplaced genomic scaffold, PNRI_Mtr1.1.1.hap1 h1tg000138l__unscaffolded, whole genome shotgun sequence genome and harbors:
- the LOC134700420 gene encoding uncharacterized protein LOC134700420 — its product is MTCTHCASDMNLCKQKDISDSLQWKCPACLLTSSIRRSSIFEKSKLPIRKLMELVYYFGIELQIYEVEKLSDISHVSVIEWFDQFRIVCKELLTNDPVLLGSNSEHLIEIDESLFGKKRKYHRGTGKQDTWVFGKVEKGSRKVILQKVEKRDRKTLLPIIQKNVAEGVHINSDCWAAYNTLEKEGFVHKTVNHSKEFKAQDGTCTNEIEGIWGLAKLKIKSMKGVRHERIGDILNEFCYRYRYGFSN
- the LOC134700421 gene encoding toll-like receptor 4, which gives rise to MELVVIVVHALFILFCTCHQDDFEINTINKKPKCSFRIKKLTVDCTGQNLTRIPNFRKSTKTLILANNQIQDIPNGTFSSHGALEVLDLSHNSLTNLRSGSFKGLSNLLRLNLNSNKLGKNNVTLPKICFIYLPKLRHLSLKGNSFTIFPDISSIRSLQILNATFINGMTFFQQSSSLENLAYLDLSGPSSCKPKSLNKHTFSALSRLLYLDVSNIDLGSIMKGTFSQMKYLQYLDISYNTRLGFVGVENVTHDLPNTSIRVFKFQKIVPTFSMNQMLMIDQMKPLNETKIREIYADSNRIQLVEIGAISYLPNTIEKISIGENWLSYGSYIFELQKLSTKVINASFLAWSHDPREEDTGWCVSGENSLEIDTNFKKCVSSDHGTPVSGVTKHISPLKLDYFKTINLPRNLKELYYTSCKLQFEIPKLNFSKNVLEKVDFSSNIFYSLKGPLVNLKHLSYLDLSNNFCSNISTVFFSGSPNIKTLKLQNNLLGFILPKDKGGKIFNHLVHLETIDLSENKITAMPRLLFTSQVNIRNIHLASNLIERLHFQIEHMVNISFIDLSSNAIMFLKPEETVELDKAAEKSGNLTLDLSGNPIQCTCNNINFIKWIASTKIRLKNLKSYSCLLNNQTKTTLKHRNALLKMLEKECSTYLGLILATVSLVVLFIIVVISGLIYRYRWKLRYLYFMTKFKFNRRPNLLDLSYDYDAFVSYAEEDQHFVHESFLTNIEEGAELRVCLHKRDFLVGNEIAANITDAIHRSRKTICIITNHFLNSYWCMFEFNMARMESIYSRDGENIVYLIFLEQIPSKALPLVLLELVQSQSYVEFPNDEYGDPLFWENLKKVMSD
- the LOC134700325 gene encoding uncharacterized protein LOC134700325 — translated: MCKSCGPFVTIRQFQNRLKRSLAENIKIELEMLQQNGFGTLKTIKTRHGKRNFFFKIPGNCIDMEIGAHSTIIKSVGINIDTYESTFNDLSTLTDEEKNFTIQHHPHAEGIEGLW